A genomic window from Ruminiclostridium cellulolyticum H10 includes:
- a CDS encoding VanZ family protein, with product MNNITSALYEAVPFYIAVIPFTILNLYIIKKKRELLNVEYRITEKIFTLGFILSLMFILSITIGNNPPLKFQNVTWQNISVRPFEGVYMQYVLGVNGNIYSIINLFGNILIFAPWGFFLAAYYKENKNEKFKILLIAFLTSFSIETIQLFSGRSADITDIILNTIGVLLGRFVFCYLNIIFNEFFNNMHIRYPNNNNNKVKVFTVVQVISCLIFLVASQS from the coding sequence ATGAATAATATTACCAGTGCTCTTTACGAGGCGGTACCGTTTTATATTGCAGTAATACCATTTACAATATTAAATTTGTACATAATTAAGAAAAAAAGAGAGCTTCTAAATGTTGAATATAGAATTACCGAAAAAATATTTACACTTGGTTTTATATTAAGCTTAATGTTTATTTTAAGTATTACAATAGGAAATAATCCCCCTTTAAAATTTCAAAATGTAACATGGCAAAATATAAGTGTACGCCCATTTGAAGGTGTTTACATGCAATATGTATTAGGAGTTAATGGGAATATATACTCTATAATAAACTTATTTGGGAATATACTTATATTTGCCCCATGGGGTTTTTTCCTAGCAGCTTATTATAAAGAAAATAAAAATGAAAAATTTAAAATTTTACTAATTGCATTCCTAACGTCTTTTTCAATAGAAACTATACAATTATTTAGTGGAAGATCTGCAGATATAACGGATATAATTCTAAATACAATAGGGGTTCTCTTAGGGCGATTTGTATTTTGTTATTTAAATATAATATTTAATGAATTCTTTAATAACATGCATATAAGGTACCCAAATAATAACAATAATAAAGTAAAAGTGTTTACTGTGGTACAAGTAATTAGTTGTTTGATTTTTCTTGTAGCATCACAATCCTAG
- the mmsB gene encoding multiple monosaccharide ABC transporter permease translates to MPNIIQILSSEVNSLAIKSFIKNNVRQYAMAVALVVIMVLFQFLTDGILFKPLNITNLVLQNSYVLILGIGMLLVILTGNVDLSVGSVAAFIGAISAILMIEMKMPVIPTVLICLVIGALVGAWQGFWIAYIRIPAFIVTLAGMLIFRGFTMTLLNGKTLSPYDKSFQAMANGFLLSDTMKVNGINMIAVITGLLLSLVFIFMEYRSLKNKQKYNFETIPLSLTIAKVSVIIIAINLLTFSLASYKGIPIVLILIVGLIVIYTFITQKTIAGRHIYALGGNEKAAKLSGIKTKRVMFWVYVNMGLLAAVSGLIVAGRLNAATPKAGVNFELDAIAACFIGGASSSGGIGTIIGAIIGALVMGVLNNGMSIMGVGIDLQQSIKGFVLLAAVAFDVYTKSKANND, encoded by the coding sequence TTGCCCAACATTATTCAGATACTGTCAAGTGAAGTCAATTCTCTAGCAATTAAATCCTTTATTAAAAACAATGTAAGACAATATGCAATGGCAGTGGCGTTAGTTGTTATAATGGTCTTGTTTCAGTTCCTTACAGATGGTATACTTTTCAAGCCGCTAAATATTACTAACCTGGTACTACAAAATAGTTACGTTTTGATTCTTGGTATTGGAATGCTGCTGGTTATACTTACAGGAAATGTTGACCTTTCAGTAGGATCGGTTGCAGCATTTATAGGTGCTATATCTGCAATATTAATGATTGAAATGAAGATGCCGGTTATACCAACGGTTTTGATATGTCTTGTTATTGGTGCATTGGTCGGAGCATGGCAGGGCTTTTGGATTGCATACATAAGAATTCCTGCATTTATTGTTACTCTGGCAGGCATGTTAATTTTCAGAGGCTTCACAATGACACTGCTTAATGGAAAAACGTTATCGCCATATGATAAATCATTCCAGGCAATGGCAAATGGATTTCTCCTTTCTGATACAATGAAGGTCAATGGGATTAACATGATAGCTGTAATTACAGGCTTGCTGCTATCGCTTGTATTTATTTTCATGGAATACAGAAGCTTAAAGAATAAGCAAAAATATAACTTTGAAACTATACCGCTTTCACTTACTATTGCAAAGGTATCAGTTATTATAATAGCTATAAATCTTCTTACATTCAGTTTAGCTTCCTACAAGGGTATTCCTATAGTTCTGATTCTTATCGTTGGACTTATTGTAATATATACCTTCATTACACAGAAGACTATAGCTGGACGTCATATCTATGCATTAGGCGGAAATGAAAAAGCAGCTAAGCTTTCAGGTATTAAGACAAAGAGAGTAATGTTCTGGGTATATGTAAATATGGGATTGCTCGCAGCGGTTTCGGGACTAATAGTTGCAGGACGTCTCAATGCTGCTACGCCTAAAGCAGGTGTTAACTTTGAGCTTGATGCAATAGCTGCATGCTTTATAGGTGGCGCATCCTCATCAGGTGGTATTGGTACCATTATAGGAGCGATAATAGGAGCTCTTGTTATGGGTGTATTGAACAACGGTATGTCAATCATGGGAGTTGGAATAGATTTGCAGCAATCAATTAAAGGTTTCGTATTACTTGCTGCTGTAGCGTTTGATGTTTACACAAAATCAAAGGCAAATAATGATTAA
- a CDS encoding IS481-like element ISCce1 family transposase, with amino-acid sequence MTAQDRIVKNKMSLIELAEYLQNVSEACKIHGVSRQHFYDIKKAYEENGLEGLKDKTRRKPCMKNRVAPETEEAVLRIAYEKPAYGQLRASNELRKQGVLVSAGGVRSIWQRYNIETFDKRLKKLEEKAAKEGILYTEDQLAALEKAQQEKNISIDEIDTQHPGYLLAQDTFYVGYIKGVGRIYQQTAIDTYSAVGFAKLYTAKVPVTAADILNDRVLPFFENHMIPIMRVLTDRGTEYCGAPEKHLYELFLQMNDIEHTMTKAKSPQTNGICERFNQTILNEFYKPAFRRTMYKSVEQMQEDLDFYMLEYNEERTHQGKRCKGKTPMQTFLDSLPLAREKLLNDPAS; translated from the coding sequence ATGACAGCACAAGATCGTATAGTTAAAAACAAAATGAGCCTGATTGAGTTGGCCGAATATCTTCAAAACGTAAGTGAAGCATGTAAAATTCATGGAGTCAGCAGACAGCACTTCTATGATATTAAGAAAGCTTACGAGGAAAATGGTCTGGAAGGATTAAAGGACAAGACCAGAAGAAAGCCTTGTATGAAAAACAGGGTTGCTCCAGAAACTGAGGAAGCCGTATTAAGAATAGCATATGAAAAGCCGGCATACGGGCAGCTCAGGGCAAGTAACGAACTGAGAAAACAAGGAGTTCTTGTATCAGCCGGAGGGGTAAGATCAATCTGGCAGAGATATAATATAGAAACCTTTGACAAGAGACTCAAAAAGCTTGAAGAAAAGGCTGCCAAGGAAGGCATACTTTACACTGAAGATCAGCTCGCTGCTCTGGAAAAGGCACAGCAGGAAAAGAATATATCCATAGACGAGATAGATACCCAGCACCCGGGATATTTGCTGGCACAGGACACTTTCTATGTGGGCTATATCAAAGGTGTTGGACGTATATATCAGCAAACTGCCATAGATACTTATTCGGCAGTGGGATTCGCAAAATTATATACAGCCAAGGTACCAGTAACAGCAGCAGATATATTAAATGACAGAGTCTTACCGTTCTTTGAGAATCATATGATACCGATAATGAGAGTACTCACAGACAGAGGAACGGAGTACTGTGGAGCACCTGAGAAACACTTGTATGAGTTATTTCTGCAGATGAACGACATTGAGCACACAATGACAAAGGCTAAAAGCCCTCAAACAAACGGTATATGCGAGCGTTTTAACCAAACAATTCTGAATGAATTTTATAAACCCGCATTCCGAAGGACAATGTATAAATCAGTTGAACAAATGCAGGAGGATTTGGATTTTTATATGCTGGAATACAACGAAGAGCGAACACATCAGGGGAAAAGGTGTAAAGGCAAGACGCCGATGCAGACATTTCTTGACAGCTTGCCTCTTGCCCGAGAGAAGCTCCTGAATGATCCTGCGAGTTAA
- a CDS encoding IS256-like element ISCce2 family transposase, producing MSEKIIQLNEGIIKEELKNLVRSSVEETLNNLLDKEAEDLTNAAKYERTQERQGYRSGHYTRSLQTTSGEVTLRVPKLKGVPFETAIIERYRRRESSVEEALIEMYLAGVSVRRVEDITEALWGTKVSPGTISELNKKAYVHIENWRNRPLQDGKYPYVYVDGIYLKRNWGGEYENVSILVAIAVNQEGYREVIGAREGMKEDKASWKEFLQWLKGRGLDGVKLIVGDKCLGMLESVNEVFPEAKYQRCTVHFYRNIFSVTPRSKMKLVAKMLKAIHAQESKASAREKAKLVAEELKSMKLREAAKKLEDGIEETLTYMEFPYEHWTRIRTNNTIERLNREIRRRTRVVGTFPDGNSALVLVCARLRHVAGTQWGSKKYLNMKHLENMDSDESDFIAG from the coding sequence ATGTCCGAAAAAATTATACAACTAAATGAAGGAATCATCAAGGAAGAACTGAAAAACCTGGTTAGGAGTAGTGTTGAGGAAACATTAAACAACCTGCTCGATAAAGAGGCTGAAGACTTAACCAATGCTGCAAAATACGAGCGTACACAGGAACGACAAGGCTATCGCTCAGGTCATTACACCCGTAGTTTACAAACCACATCAGGTGAAGTAACTCTAAGAGTTCCTAAGCTAAAGGGCGTGCCTTTTGAGACAGCAATAATCGAAAGATATCGCCGCCGAGAAAGTTCAGTTGAAGAAGCCTTAATTGAAATGTATCTGGCCGGTGTTTCAGTTCGTCGTGTAGAAGATATTACTGAGGCTCTTTGGGGAACTAAAGTATCTCCCGGAACAATAAGTGAACTAAATAAGAAAGCCTATGTACATATTGAAAACTGGCGAAACCGCCCTTTGCAGGACGGTAAATACCCATATGTATATGTAGACGGTATATATCTAAAACGTAACTGGGGCGGTGAATATGAAAATGTGTCTATTCTTGTAGCGATTGCTGTAAATCAAGAGGGCTACCGTGAGGTTATCGGTGCCAGAGAAGGGATGAAAGAGGACAAGGCCAGTTGGAAGGAATTCTTACAATGGCTTAAAGGTCGTGGACTAGATGGTGTAAAACTTATTGTAGGTGATAAATGTTTAGGTATGTTAGAGTCAGTTAACGAAGTGTTTCCAGAAGCTAAATATCAGCGTTGTACCGTTCATTTTTACCGTAATATTTTTTCTGTAACACCGCGATCAAAGATGAAACTTGTGGCAAAAATGCTTAAGGCGATTCATGCACAGGAAAGCAAGGCATCAGCTCGTGAGAAGGCCAAATTGGTAGCGGAAGAATTAAAGTCCATGAAACTAAGAGAGGCAGCTAAAAAATTGGAGGATGGAATTGAAGAAACTCTTACTTATATGGAATTCCCTTATGAGCATTGGACAAGAATCCGTACTAACAATACAATTGAACGCCTGAATCGGGAGATTCGCCGACGGACTAGAGTAGTTGGTACTTTCCCCGACGGAAATTCAGCCTTAGTGCTGGTATGTGCCCGACTACGGCACGTTGCAGGTACACAATGGGGCAGCAAGAAGTATCTGAACATGAAGCATTTAGAAAACATGGATTCTGATGAGTCCGATTTCATAGCAGGTTAA
- a CDS encoding group II intron maturase-specific domain-containing protein codes for MRFRVHEKSVKKLKSHLKELTGRSRTKQIDITYTKIKKKMVGWINYFKLADMKKLTRYRQVFFAKLDLAIW; via the coding sequence GTGAGGTTCAGAGTCCATGAAAAGTCTGTAAAGAAGCTAAAAAGCCATTTAAAAGAGTTAACTGGTAGAAGCAGAACAAAACAGATAGACATAACATACACCAAGATAAAGAAGAAGATGGTGGGTTGGATAAACTACTTTAAATTGGCAGACATGAAAAAGTTAACGAGGTACCGTCAAGTATTTTTCGCAAAATTAGATTTAGCCATATGGTAG
- the mmsA gene encoding multiple monosaccharide ABC transporter ATP-binding protein yields MSDLILEMRNITKAFSSIKALDNVNLEVKNGEIHALVGENGAGKSTLMNVLSGIYPYGTYTGDIVFGGKVCQFKEIKDSERLGIVIIHQELALIPYLSIAENVFLGNEQAKTGIIDWNQTTTKTKEILDLVGLHENPSTLITNIGVGKQQLVEIARALAKDVKLLILDEPTAALNDEESNKLLELLNNLRTKGITSILISHKLNEVSKVADQITVIRDGKTIETLEKGVDEISEDRIIKGMVGRDMSHRFPIREPKIGEVIMEVENWNVTHPLHDDRKVINNVNINIRSGEIVGLAGLMGAGRTEIAMSIFGRSYGKKITGTIKLKGKPVELTTVSKAIDAGLAYVTEDRKNYGLVLIDNIKNNITMANLQKVSKNSVVGDQDENMVAHDFRKKFNIKSSSILQKTGNLSGGNQQKVVLSKWVFTDPEVLILDEPTRGIDVGAKYEIYTIINQLADEGKSIVVISSEMPELLGLCDRIYVVTEGEIAGELSREEASQESIMKCIMNHTKGYKDEQY; encoded by the coding sequence ATGTCTGATTTAATACTTGAAATGAGGAATATAACTAAGGCGTTTTCTAGCATCAAAGCACTGGATAATGTAAATTTGGAAGTTAAGAATGGTGAAATACATGCTTTGGTTGGAGAGAACGGAGCGGGTAAATCAACTCTAATGAACGTATTAAGTGGGATTTACCCATATGGAACCTATACAGGTGATATTGTTTTTGGCGGGAAGGTATGCCAATTTAAGGAGATAAAAGACAGCGAAAGGCTTGGGATAGTAATTATACATCAAGAGCTCGCCTTGATTCCTTATTTATCAATTGCCGAAAATGTTTTTTTGGGTAATGAACAGGCAAAAACTGGAATTATAGATTGGAATCAGACAACGACAAAAACGAAAGAAATTTTAGATCTAGTGGGGTTACACGAAAATCCAAGTACGCTGATAACAAATATTGGCGTTGGTAAGCAGCAGTTAGTTGAAATTGCAAGAGCACTTGCAAAGGATGTTAAGCTGTTGATTCTTGATGAACCGACAGCAGCACTTAATGATGAAGAAAGCAATAAGCTTTTAGAACTGCTAAATAACCTTAGAACAAAAGGAATTACATCAATTCTTATATCACATAAGCTAAACGAAGTTTCAAAGGTAGCTGACCAGATTACCGTCATCCGCGATGGTAAAACTATCGAAACACTTGAAAAAGGTGTAGATGAAATAAGTGAAGACAGGATAATCAAAGGCATGGTTGGACGCGATATGTCCCACCGTTTCCCAATAAGAGAGCCGAAAATCGGCGAGGTCATTATGGAAGTTGAGAATTGGAATGTAACACATCCTCTCCATGACGATCGAAAAGTAATAAATAACGTTAATATTAATATCAGAAGCGGTGAGATAGTAGGTCTTGCCGGACTAATGGGAGCCGGAAGAACAGAGATTGCAATGAGTATTTTCGGAAGGAGCTACGGCAAAAAAATAACCGGAACTATTAAGCTCAAGGGTAAGCCGGTTGAACTTACTACAGTAAGTAAGGCTATAGATGCTGGTCTTGCTTATGTAACCGAAGACAGAAAGAATTATGGTCTTGTTCTTATAGATAACATTAAAAACAATATCACAATGGCAAATCTACAGAAGGTAAGTAAAAATTCTGTAGTTGGCGATCAGGACGAAAACATGGTTGCACATGATTTTCGCAAAAAGTTTAACATCAAATCATCCAGCATATTACAAAAGACAGGCAATCTGAGCGGCGGAAATCAACAGAAGGTTGTACTGAGTAAATGGGTATTTACCGATCCTGAAGTCTTGATTCTTGATGAGCCTACACGAGGTATAGATGTTGGTGCAAAATATGAAATATACACTATAATAAACCAACTTGCTGATGAGGGTAAATCAATTGTTGTAATATCTTCTGAAATGCCGGAATTATTAGGGTTATGCGATAGGATTTATGTCGTAACTGAAGGCGAAATTGCCGGAGAGCTTTCACGTGAAGAGGCAAGCCAGGAGAGCATTATGAAATGTATTATGAATCATACAAAGGGGTATAAAGATGAACAATATTAA
- a CDS encoding sugar ABC transporter ATP-binding protein, translating to MGVPKLEIRRINKYFSESFSLCNVSLDVFPGEVHAIIGENGSGKSTVTKIISGLIKQDSGSIFIDGKPVSYNSVSGARQNGIYCAWQDINLYPNLTVAENIYMDYSYLLKGHFNTVNLYKMFDACSIVFKEFNINIDITARISQLGYAQKQIVELIKAYISNAQIVIFDEPSSTLTEPEKAILYKIINTLKAKNTAIFYITHLVDEIELISDRFTVMYQGKVVGTQTVSETAKEDVIKLLSVPIEKLRYPKLNIPLGKVVMSVKNLCSANLLSSINFDLHKSEILGITGLMGSGRSLLAKCLYGLTPIKNGTIEIDGQVQTINDPNDAFRNGIAFLPEDRTDSSIFSYLNLENNVTVSALKRFEQYKYLHNEIMTSVTDSYIKKLSIRPGNLDDLLKNYSGGNQQKAAVARWIMTRSKIYILDEPTRGIDVASKVDIYNCMLDLVSKGASIILISSDIEEILGMCDRILVLAEGNITGEFQRSEATKEAIMYEAIINCPERYLG from the coding sequence ATGGGTGTTCCCAAGCTAGAAATCAGGAGAATAAATAAGTACTTTAGTGAATCTTTCTCTCTATGTAATGTTAGTTTAGATGTATTTCCCGGTGAAGTTCATGCTATAATTGGTGAAAATGGTTCCGGCAAATCTACGGTTACAAAAATAATAAGCGGGCTTATAAAACAAGATAGCGGCTCGATATTTATTGACGGAAAGCCTGTCAGCTACAATAGTGTAAGCGGCGCTAGACAGAATGGCATTTACTGTGCGTGGCAGGATATAAATTTATACCCAAACCTTACTGTCGCCGAAAACATTTATATGGACTACTCTTATTTGCTAAAGGGTCATTTTAATACTGTAAATCTTTACAAAATGTTTGATGCCTGCAGCATTGTTTTTAAGGAGTTTAATATTAATATCGATATAACGGCCAGGATCAGCCAATTAGGCTATGCTCAAAAGCAAATAGTTGAGCTGATAAAGGCTTATATTTCAAATGCCCAAATTGTAATATTTGATGAACCTTCTTCAACCTTAACGGAACCCGAAAAAGCCATTCTCTATAAAATAATAAATACTCTAAAGGCCAAAAACACCGCTATTTTCTATATAACACATCTAGTTGATGAGATAGAGTTGATATCCGATAGGTTTACTGTCATGTATCAGGGCAAAGTAGTAGGAACCCAAACTGTCAGCGAAACAGCAAAAGAAGATGTTATAAAGCTGTTATCAGTCCCGATAGAAAAACTAAGATATCCTAAGCTTAACATTCCACTTGGAAAAGTAGTCATGTCTGTTAAAAACTTGTGCTCTGCAAATTTATTAAGTTCAATAAACTTCGATTTACATAAATCAGAAATATTAGGTATAACAGGCCTAATGGGTTCCGGCAGATCGTTACTCGCGAAGTGTCTCTATGGCTTAACTCCTATAAAGAACGGAACCATCGAAATCGACGGACAAGTCCAAACTATTAACGATCCCAATGATGCCTTTAGAAATGGAATAGCATTTTTACCCGAAGATAGAACAGATAGCTCGATATTTTCTTATCTCAATCTTGAAAACAATGTAACGGTATCAGCACTTAAAAGATTTGAGCAATACAAATATTTGCACAATGAAATTATGACCAGTGTCACTGATTCGTATATAAAAAAGCTTAGCATAAGACCGGGTAATCTTGACGACCTATTGAAGAACTATAGCGGCGGAAATCAGCAAAAAGCTGCTGTTGCACGTTGGATTATGACAAGATCAAAGATTTATATACTTGATGAACCAACACGTGGAATTGATGTAGCATCTAAGGTTGATATTTATAACTGTATGCTGGATCTGGTTTCAAAGGGTGCATCTATTATCCTAATTTCCTCAGACATCGAAGAAATACTGGGAATGTGCGATAGGATTCTTGTACTTGCAGAAGGTAATATAACTGGGGAATTCCAACGAAGCGAAGCAACAAAAGAAGCCATAATGTATGAAGCTATAATAAACTGTCCTGAACGGTACTTGGGTTGA
- the chvE gene encoding multiple monosaccharide ABC transporter substrate-binding protein, whose amino-acid sequence MNLRKIIVWALSMAMVASMAIGFSGCGSKSNDKLVGVAMPTKSSQRWIQDGDNMKKQLEAKGYTVDLQYGEDNIDNQVAQIENMISKGAKVLVIASIDGSALTDVLKKAADADVKVIAYDRLIKGSENVSYYATFDNYKVGVQQATSLVKGLGADTKPGPFNIELFGGSPDDNNAFFFYDGAMSVLQPLIDKGTLVVKSGQTGMDKVSTLRWDAATAQARMDNILSANYTSAKVDGVLSPYDGISIGILSSLKSVGYGTGDKKMPVVTGQDAEVASVKSIIAGEQYSTIFKDTRTLAEKCVKMVDAVISNTEPEVNDTKTYNNGVKVVPSFLCDPVPIDKSNYKLILIDGGYYNETDLK is encoded by the coding sequence ATGAATTTGAGAAAGATTATCGTATGGGCACTTTCAATGGCAATGGTAGCTTCAATGGCTATTGGATTCTCGGGTTGTGGGTCAAAGAGCAACGACAAGCTCGTTGGTGTTGCAATGCCTACAAAGTCATCGCAAAGATGGATTCAGGATGGCGACAACATGAAGAAACAGCTTGAAGCAAAAGGCTACACTGTTGACTTGCAGTATGGAGAAGACAACATTGATAACCAGGTTGCACAGATTGAAAATATGATTTCAAAAGGTGCTAAAGTACTAGTTATTGCATCAATTGATGGTTCTGCATTGACAGATGTATTGAAAAAAGCAGCGGACGCAGATGTTAAAGTTATTGCTTATGACCGTTTAATCAAGGGGTCTGAAAACGTAAGCTATTACGCAACATTTGATAACTACAAGGTTGGTGTTCAGCAAGCTACGTCATTAGTTAAAGGATTAGGAGCTGACACAAAGCCAGGTCCATTCAATATTGAATTATTTGGTGGTTCACCAGACGATAATAATGCATTCTTCTTTTATGATGGTGCTATGTCAGTGCTGCAGCCACTAATCGATAAAGGAACATTAGTAGTCAAGAGTGGACAAACGGGTATGGATAAGGTTTCCACTCTCCGTTGGGATGCAGCAACAGCTCAGGCTCGTATGGATAACATATTAAGTGCAAACTATACAAGTGCTAAGGTTGACGGTGTGTTATCTCCATACGACGGTATATCAATAGGTATCCTTTCTTCACTTAAGAGTGTTGGTTACGGAACTGGTGACAAGAAGATGCCAGTAGTAACAGGTCAGGATGCAGAGGTTGCATCAGTTAAATCAATCATTGCTGGTGAACAGTATTCAACAATATTCAAAGATACAAGAACTCTTGCTGAGAAATGTGTAAAGATGGTTGATGCAGTTATTTCAAATACTGAACCAGAAGTTAACGACACAAAGACTTATAACAACGGTGTAAAGGTTGTACCTTCATTCCTTTGCGATCCAGTTCCAATAGACAAGTCAAATTATAAGCTAATCCTAATTGACGGTGGATACTATAATGAAACAGACCTTAAATAA
- a CDS encoding DeoR/GlpR family DNA-binding transcription regulator produces MFAIERIRIIKAYLTENKQVEVNQLSQMLGVSEVTIRRDLEKLESEGFLTRTHGGAVLGSINDSSSSNSDPNALMEYSEIANIAIQMINDGDIIMLTNGEINLEIAKHLNSKNRVTVLTNDLKIASHIMEDQSAKVILLGGDIDYNTKSVFGSLTISNLNNFYVNHLFIEIDGISNTLDISVSNIDMATFIKEAAKNANERIIVCKSSAFEKTSFYRAGRLKDLCDKVITNNTLSDQYKNNIFNANIQLFTSISVMEGKV; encoded by the coding sequence ATGTTTGCTATTGAGAGAATACGAATAATAAAAGCCTATTTAACAGAAAACAAACAGGTTGAAGTAAATCAGTTAAGTCAAATGCTTGGCGTTTCTGAAGTTACTATTAGACGCGACCTCGAAAAACTAGAGTCTGAGGGATTTCTTACTAGGACTCATGGAGGTGCAGTACTTGGCTCTATAAATGACAGTTCTTCAAGTAATTCTGATCCGAATGCTTTAATGGAATATTCTGAAATTGCTAATATCGCAATTCAGATGATCAATGACGGCGATATAATTATGCTTACAAACGGTGAAATTAATCTCGAAATTGCAAAACACCTAAATTCCAAGAACAGAGTAACAGTGCTTACCAATGACCTAAAGATAGCATCTCATATTATGGAAGATCAGTCAGCAAAGGTAATTCTTTTAGGTGGGGACATTGACTATAATACGAAATCTGTATTTGGCTCACTGACAATCAGTAACCTGAATAACTTCTATGTGAATCATCTGTTTATCGAAATAGATGGTATTTCAAACACTCTTGACATATCTGTTTCAAATATTGATATGGCAACCTTTATAAAAGAAGCCGCAAAAAATGCAAATGAACGAATTATCGTTTGTAAGTCCTCAGCATTTGAGAAAACATCTTTTTATAGAGCAGGACGATTAAAAGATTTATGTGATAAAGTGATCACAAATAATACCTTGTCCGACCAATACAAAAACAATATTTTTAACGCTAATATACAGTTATTTACATCGATTTCTGTTATGGAAGGTAAAGTGTAA
- a CDS encoding AraC family transcriptional regulator, with protein MDWLNRMNKAIDYIESNLADKISYNKAAQIACCSTYHFQRMFSSITDVPLSEYIRRRRLTLAAFELQTSDIKVIDVAFKYGYESPEAFSRAFKKLHGVMPTSARDIGISLKAFPKMTFSISIKGDTEMNYRIEQREAFNVFGVYTEISTDQEKAFDQVPLFFKRCDDDGTTDAINNLLGRFDDNYTISALYDYSETTFKYMLCNYLPKDLSIPSRFTTLVVPPSTWAIFDVPECETQSIWKRIFTEWFPTSEFEAIEGIQFEMYYGLAKHKNGFCEIWIPVKKK; from the coding sequence ATGGATTGGCTAAACAGGATGAATAAGGCGATTGACTACATTGAATCAAATCTCGCTGATAAAATTTCGTATAATAAAGCTGCTCAAATTGCTTGCTGCTCAACGTATCATTTTCAAAGAATGTTCTCATCTATCACTGATGTGCCACTGTCTGAGTATATAAGGCGTAGGCGCTTGACCTTAGCTGCCTTTGAATTGCAGACAAGTGATATTAAAGTTATTGATGTGGCCTTTAAATATGGATATGAATCGCCTGAAGCATTTAGTCGAGCGTTTAAAAAACTACATGGAGTAATGCCAACATCAGCACGCGATATTGGTATTTCACTTAAAGCCTTTCCTAAAATGACCTTCTCTATATCAATTAAAGGAGATACTGAAATGAATTATCGTATTGAACAAAGAGAGGCTTTTAATGTATTTGGTGTTTACACTGAAATTAGCACAGACCAAGAAAAAGCATTTGATCAGGTCCCATTATTTTTTAAAAGATGTGATGATGACGGTACAACAGATGCTATTAATAATCTTTTAGGCCGTTTTGATGATAATTATACGATTTCTGCATTGTATGACTATTCAGAAACAACATTTAAGTACATGTTATGTAATTATTTGCCGAAGGATTTATCAATCCCTTCAAGGTTCACAACGCTCGTTGTTCCTCCATCAACATGGGCAATATTTGATGTGCCTGAATGTGAGACGCAGAGTATTTGGAAACGTATTTTTACAGAGTGGTTTCCTACATCTGAGTTTGAAGCAATTGAAGGCATTCAATTCGAAATGTATTACGGATTGGCGAAACACAAGAATGGTTTCTGTGAAATTTGGATTCCTGTAAAGAAAAAATAA